The DNA sequence ccggggccgccccagCCGCGGAGGAGCACCCTGGCGCCACGCCCCAGTCCGGGGGCGGGACCCGCCACAAATGAGCACGCCCCCGTATGGGCGGGGCGCCGCCGAGATCGCGTCTGTCTGTAATAGCCCCGCCCCGCCGTCCGCGTGACCCCGGAGCGGGCGCCGATTGGCCAGCGGCGCGCgaggcggcgcggcgcggagcggcgcggcgcgcGTCAGTTCCGGGCGGCGCGCGATGCTGTCGGCGGCGGGCAGCTCCAGCtccggccccggcggggcgggcggcgccgggccgggcctcgGCGGCGACGGGGACTTCCTGTCGCGGTACCGGCTGGTGTCGGCCAAGCTGCGGCGGCGGTTCTTGCGGAAGCCGAACGTGGCGGAGGCGGCGGAGCAGTTCGCGGCGCTGGCGCGGGAGCTGCGCGCCCAGGAGAGCCTGCCCTACGCGGCCTGGTGCCAGCTGGCCGTGGCGCGCTGCGCCCAGAGCCTCTTCCACGGGCCCGCCGAGGCGGCCGCCCTGTCTGAGGCGGCGCGGCTCTTCCTGCGCCAGGAGCGGGACCTGCGGCAGCGCCTGGGGCTGCGCGGCGGCTTCGGCGAGCACGTGGCGGCGGCGCAGAGCTGCGGCGCCTTCGCCGCCCGCCTGCACCTGGAGCGGGGGCAGCCGGCGCTGGCGGCCGGGCTGTGCCTGGAGCTGGCGGCGGCGCTGCGCGACACGGGCCggcccgcccgcgccgccgcgccccTGCAGCGGGCGGCCGAGCTGCTGGCGGCGGCGCGGCTGCCCCTGGAGGCGCTGCGCTGCCTGGCCGAGCGcgcctcctgcctgctgctgggccGCGACTACGCCGGCGCGCTGGCGACGCTGACGCGGGCGCAGGCGCtggccggggccgggctggggctgggcggcggcggcggcggggccgcgcccgCGCCCGGCGGCGCCTTCCTGGACGTGCTGGCGCGCTGCGAGGTGTCgcgggtgctgctgctgctgctgctgcagccgccgCCCGCCAAGCTGCTGCCCGAGCACGCCCGGACGCTGGAGCAGTACTGCTGGGAGGCGCCGgagggcggcgcggggccggggcccgggcccgggggtggccccggggccggcggcgggctgCCGCCGGCGGCGAGCTACCTGCCGGCTGAGCTCTTCCTGCTGTTGCAGTCGGCCGTGCTGGCGTGCCAGGAGAAGGACGCGGAGGCGCTGAAGGCCCTGCAGGCCGAGCTGTGGCCGCTGCTCAGCGCCGAGCAGAACCACCTGCTGCACCTGGTGCTGCAGGAGATGCTCAGCCCCGCTGGACAGGGGCTCTGAGCGCCGCCGGCACAGACGGACCTTGCCCAGGCTTGGACTTGTTACTTAAGCCACGAGCTGTGTCAGCGTTAATAGGAGTGCTCCGACAGAAGCGAGTGATAACTGACAAGCGAATGCCTTCACCCACTCGTTTATCTTGCGTCGTAGTAAACTGCTCGCTGTACGTGTTGGAAGTTGTCATGACCGAAAAAGCGTAATCCCAAAGCAGAAAGGCTGGTTTGAGGCAGAACCAGGCTGTTCCTTAAAGAACCGGCTGCAGTTTGCAGACAGGAAAACTTGCTGGGAGCGTATCGCCCCGGGTACCTGTGTTGGAGGGTTTGCACATCTGGGAGTCAAGTGTTGCTGgagttgccttttaaaaaaaacccaccacattaaagtgagattttaattttgtgtgcTTCCCGAAGAAAGACACTGCAGCCGGCGTGAGGCCATGCGTTTGGCTCTTGGGGTGGACCGGAGGAGTTGGTTGCTGACCTGCAAGCGGTTGCCTGACTACATCTGCTGTAGAACAGCTGGCAGAGTCGGTCTCTGCACCACCCTATACTCCTCCCACTGTACTGCTTGttgatgccccccccccccccccccggcccctgaTTGCCTCTGCTGTCCCCACTGCTTCTGTTGGGCTTCACCCTGAGGTGTCTAATGTTATCCCTAATGCTCTTGCAGTGCAGCTGGGGGGacatgtgtctgtgtgtgaaaCATTCCACCCCCACCTCCAGTGTGTTACATGCGTACACCCATCACCGTGGAACTCCGGGGCTTTGGTTGTGTGGGGAAGACGATGCGCAGGTTAAGGGAAGATGTGGGTCGATGTGTGTcattattttctaatatttgttTGGGATATAATCCATCCTGGGTCGATGTTAACCTGTTATTGAGAGAGTTGTTCCGTCCAGACGAGAAAGATAAGATAATTGAAAAGGATGCAGAATTAACCCTACAGTCAGGAGGAAATGGGACTGCCTGGCCTCCGGTTGATCCTAATTGGGATTATAAATGCGATCAGAGCTTGCGAGGAGATGAGAGTAAATTGAAGCACAGTTACAAGGGGGCTTTGGAGAATGGCGGGGGGTCAGCCGGGTGCTGGCTGCCATCACAGTGGGAGGGGCAGGGTAGGTGTGCCTGTTGTCCCATAAGTGGGGTTCGATACCCGGTGCACAATAAGCCAATCTTGCACGCAGAGCCGAGATCCTTATTTCATGTTTGCGCAAAGGTGGATGCAAGGTGATCattccacaaagctagcacaccaCACCAAAGAACTACAACGTATTTATCCTGTTACATGATTAGTAAAAACCCGCCTAAATTtacgtttattggcacattggtAGACACCATCTCACCTACTGTTGGTCAGTTGTATTTCAATTAGCCTTGCTTGCTATGTAAATTAGGAAGCATGGCCCTTGCAGgtggcaggggatgggggggggggggtggtggtatGGCAAGAGCAAGTCTTTCCAGTCTTGAATTGAGGCTGCGGTCGTgatctcctcctgctgcctttacctttccCTTAGTTCCTGCAGTATTTCTgacttcatgtttctttttttctgacttcatgTTTCTTTGGCAATCATCTGGCCTTTGGCGCCTTCTGGGGCAGCATGTTCCCTTTTTATCAGTCTCTTAGTTCTTCTTCAAGGGCATAGTCGTTTGTATCATACCTTACTACGTAATCAGGCCTGCATAGTGAAACTGTTGAGCAATGCTCCTCCTTAAAGGACAATGCATCACGTCTAACCCTAAATTAAGCAGTATCATCACAGCCTAGGCATTAACTCAAACACGGCtaccctgccctcccccccctcccccgccatTTGAGACTGTAAAAGAGGAACCTCAGTGTGGTTTCTCTTATATCGGTCTCAcctcaaattattttcccataAACCTTAGATCCAATAGTAGAACAGCCTTTAACAACACAAGATATTAGTGCGTAAATACATGCAGAAGCTATTAAAGCAATTGTTACATGGCTCAATAACCTTTTTACCCGTAAACTTAAATGGGGGAAATGAGTACAGATCCAACAATTGGACTTGTTTGCCATTTATCTTGGTTTTTGCATCAAAGTAAAATGCCAGTTCTGCTCCTGTGGATTTCCTGGTTCCCCACAGAACACCCTGGCATCTTTTAACTTTATCCGTAGGCAACAGAGGAGTAttacccctcccccccccccccttagttccttcatgtttttttcttaaagaaatctGTCTGTCTACATAATTTACACTCACAAAGGTATGAAAATAGTTATCAAAACGCAATACAATGTTACTAGGCCTTGTGTACAGTCTAACTCGATATATGACTTGT is a window from the Buteo buteo chromosome 22, bButBut1.hap1.1, whole genome shotgun sequence genome containing:
- the LOC142043073 gene encoding 40-kDa huntingtin-associated protein-like — translated: MLSAAGSSSSGPGGAGGAGPGLGGDGDFLSRYRLVSAKLRRRFLRKPNVAEAAEQFAALARELRAQESLPYAAWCQLAVARCAQSLFHGPAEAAALSEAARLFLRQERDLRQRLGLRGGFGEHVAAAQSCGAFAARLHLERGQPALAAGLCLELAAALRDTGRPARAAAPLQRAAELLAAARLPLEALRCLAERASCLLLGRDYAGALATLTRAQALAGAGLGLGGGGGGAAPAPGGAFLDVLARCEVSRVLLLLLLQPPPAKLLPEHARTLEQYCWEAPEGGAGPGPGPGGGPGAGGGLPPAASYLPAELFLLLQSAVLACQEKDAEALKALQAELWPLLSAEQNHLLHLVLQEMLSPAGQGL